A single window of Syntrophotalea acetylenica DNA harbors:
- the rbbA gene encoding ribosome-associated ATPase/putative transporter RbbA — translation MTDDLFTPRKVPDQSAVAQLTGISLRYGKVRALDGIDLRIPGGCVVGLIGPDGVGKSSLMALVAGVRALQQGQLEVLGHNMAKARDRERIRPRIAYMPQGLGKNLYASLSVEENLQFFGRLFGHGARERRARIDELTAWTGLYPFRSRPVGKLSGGMKQKLGLCCALMHAPDLLILDEPTTGVDPLARSQFWKLIGRIRRERSAMSVIASTAYMDEARRFDWLVAMDAGRVLAAGTPRALLDGTATDTLEAAFIAMLPEPRRRGHRPVEIPPLDLDEDAEIAIEARDLTRRFGDFVAVDHVNFRIRQGEIFGFLGSNGCGKTTTMKMLTGLLPASDGHAWLFGHPVDPHDLAIRGRVGYMSQTFSLYSELSVRQNLELHARLFRLSAPHIPGRVAEMLRRFGLDEVPGVLPKSLPLGLRQRLSLAVAMVHRPDMLILDEPTSGVDPIARDNFWRLMIDLARQDKVTIFVSTHFMNEAQRCDRISLMHDGRVLASGTPAELIRQRGANTLEDAFIDFLREAGACEQPAIAAEAETVPAAAPFADGRAPARHGFFHPARALGYSLREALELRRDPVRGTMALLGTLFLMLIMGYGISMDVENLRFAVLDRDQTTLSRNYVLNLSGSRYFIECPPLSDYREIDRRMRSGELSLAIEIPPGFARDLQHGRPATIGAWIDGAMPSRAETVRGYVQGMHQWWLEDMERRRSKGRSRPLATIETRFRYNPAVESRPAMVPAVMPLLLLMIPAMLTALSVVREKELGPIVNFYVTPVSRAEFLLGKQLPYVVLAMLNFLLMTVLTVTLFKVPVKGSFMVLATAACLYAIIATGFGLLASTFTRSQIAAMFFAMLGTMLPAIEFAGLLNPVSSLEGAGAIIGRIYPATHFLTICRGVFNKALGLPDLQASLWSLLPAIPVILGLAIVLLKKQETR, via the coding sequence ATGACCGACGACCTTTTCACCCCCCGAAAAGTCCCTGACCAATCCGCGGTGGCGCAGCTGACCGGCATCAGCCTGCGCTATGGCAAGGTGCGGGCGCTGGATGGCATCGACCTGCGGATCCCGGGCGGCTGCGTGGTCGGCCTGATCGGACCGGACGGCGTCGGCAAATCGAGCCTGATGGCGCTGGTCGCCGGAGTTCGCGCGCTGCAGCAGGGGCAACTGGAGGTGCTCGGCCATAACATGGCGAAAGCCCGTGACCGGGAGCGGATCCGCCCCCGCATCGCCTACATGCCACAGGGCCTGGGCAAAAACCTCTATGCCTCCCTTTCGGTGGAGGAGAACCTGCAGTTTTTCGGCCGCCTGTTTGGCCACGGCGCCAGGGAAAGGCGGGCGCGCATCGATGAACTGACAGCCTGGACGGGCCTTTACCCGTTCCGGTCGCGGCCGGTCGGCAAACTCTCCGGCGGCATGAAGCAGAAGCTCGGCCTGTGCTGTGCCCTGATGCATGCCCCGGACCTGCTGATTCTGGACGAACCGACCACCGGCGTCGATCCGCTGGCGCGCAGCCAGTTCTGGAAGCTGATCGGAAGGATCCGCCGGGAGCGCAGCGCCATGAGCGTCATCGCTTCAACCGCCTACATGGACGAGGCTCGGCGTTTCGACTGGCTGGTGGCCATGGATGCCGGCAGGGTATTGGCCGCCGGCACGCCCCGCGCGCTGCTCGATGGCACCGCCACCGATACCCTGGAAGCCGCCTTCATCGCCATGCTGCCCGAACCACGCCGACGCGGCCACCGGCCCGTGGAAATTCCGCCTCTCGATCTGGATGAAGACGCCGAAATCGCCATCGAGGCGCGCGACCTGACCCGACGCTTCGGCGACTTCGTGGCGGTCGACCATGTCAACTTCCGCATCCGGCAAGGCGAAATCTTCGGTTTTCTGGGATCCAACGGCTGCGGCAAAACCACCACCATGAAAATGCTGACCGGCCTGCTGCCGGCCAGCGACGGGCATGCCTGGCTGTTCGGCCACCCCGTCGATCCCCACGATCTCGCCATCCGCGGGCGGGTCGGCTACATGTCGCAGACCTTCTCCCTCTACTCGGAGCTGAGCGTCCGGCAGAACCTGGAGCTGCACGCGCGGCTGTTCCGGCTGTCAGCGCCACATATCCCGGGACGGGTGGCGGAAATGCTGCGCCGTTTCGGCCTTGACGAAGTCCCCGGCGTTCTCCCCAAAAGCCTGCCCCTCGGCCTGCGGCAGCGGCTCTCCCTGGCCGTGGCCATGGTGCACAGACCGGACATGCTGATTCTCGACGAACCGACCTCGGGCGTGGATCCCATCGCCCGCGACAACTTCTGGCGGCTGATGATCGATTTGGCACGCCAGGACAAGGTCACCATCTTCGTCTCCACCCACTTCATGAACGAAGCGCAGCGCTGCGACCGCATCTCGTTGATGCACGACGGCCGCGTGCTGGCCAGCGGCACTCCGGCGGAGCTGATACGCCAGCGCGGCGCAAACACCCTGGAAGATGCGTTCATTGATTTCCTCAGGGAGGCCGGGGCCTGCGAGCAACCGGCGATTGCCGCCGAAGCGGAAACGGTCCCCGCGGCGGCCCCCTTTGCCGATGGCAGAGCGCCGGCACGCCATGGTTTTTTCCATCCGGCCCGCGCCCTGGGCTACAGCCTGCGGGAAGCGCTGGAACTGCGGCGCGATCCGGTGCGCGGCACCATGGCCCTGCTCGGCACCCTGTTTCTGATGCTGATCATGGGCTATGGCATCAGCATGGACGTGGAGAATCTGCGCTTTGCCGTGCTCGACCGGGACCAGACAACCCTGAGCCGCAACTACGTGCTGAACCTGTCGGGATCACGCTATTTCATCGAATGTCCGCCGCTTTCCGATTACCGGGAAATTGACCGGCGCATGCGCAGCGGCGAACTGTCCCTGGCTATCGAGATCCCCCCCGGATTCGCCCGCGACCTGCAACACGGCCGGCCGGCAACTATCGGCGCCTGGATCGACGGTGCCATGCCGTCAAGGGCTGAAACGGTCCGGGGTTACGTGCAGGGCATGCACCAATGGTGGCTGGAGGACATGGAGCGGCGCCGTTCCAAGGGCCGAAGCCGACCCTTGGCCACCATCGAGACCCGGTTTCGCTACAACCCGGCGGTTGAAAGCCGGCCGGCGATGGTCCCGGCGGTCATGCCGCTGCTGTTGCTGATGATCCCGGCGATGCTGACCGCCTTGTCGGTGGTGCGCGAAAAGGAACTCGGCCCCATCGTCAACTTTTATGTCACCCCTGTCTCCCGCGCCGAGTTCCTGCTCGGCAAGCAACTGCCCTACGTGGTTCTGGCAATGCTGAACTTTTTGCTGATGACGGTTCTGACCGTCACCCTTTTCAAGGTGCCGGTCAAGGGCAGTTTCATGGTGCTGGCGACCGCTGCATGCCTGTACGCCATCATTGCCACCGGTTTCGGGCTGCTTGCGTCAACCTTCACCCGCAGCCAGATCGCGGCCATGTTCTTCGCCATGCTCGGCACCATGCTGCCGGCCATCGAGTTCGCCGGTCTGCTCAACCCGGTTTCGTCACTGGAGGGCGCCGGAGCAATCATCGGCCGCATCTACCCGGCCACGCACTTTCTGACCATCTGCCGCGGCGTCTTCAACAAGGCCCTGGGGCTGCCGGACCTGCAGGCCTCCCTGTGGTCGCTGCTGCCGGCCATTCCAGTGATCCTCGGGCTGGCCATCGTGCTGCTGAAAAAACAGGAGACCCGATGA
- a CDS encoding efflux transporter outer membrane subunit has protein sequence MIKPLHRVGHCWPAWLVALTLSGCAAGPDFQRPAPPDIAGYLAAPHAAITASAPGMLGKAQTIAAATRADSCWWQNLGSAALNELIDEALAASPTLEAAQATLRQAREQYAARAGDTRYPQLEGTLGARRQRFNPGSMGQTGQAREFSVFEAGVTVGYRFDLAGSNRRMLEALAARGDYQHHRLEGARLTLVADIATAAITRAGLAAQIDILETLERYEQKRLALIRQRLSLGQAAKDEVAGRQTRVAQTGAMLPPLRQQLQQQDHRLATLAGRAPGAQRPHPFTLAEFDLPSNLPLLVPSALVRGRPDILAAEALLHAANAEYGAAVANLYPQLDLSADLGSQALTTGALFGSGSLIWSLAGQLTQPLFKPGLAAEKRAALAGFEAARANYEAVVLEALRQVADVLRALENDARQLASLSVANAAAEQSLEIARQRTLLGAAADDELLAARQQAQQTQLDMIQARTARLLDSVAFCQAMGAAELPASGLP, from the coding sequence ATGATCAAGCCTTTACATCGTGTCGGACACTGCTGGCCGGCCTGGCTGGTGGCCCTGACCCTGAGCGGCTGTGCGGCCGGACCGGACTTCCAGCGCCCCGCCCCCCCGGACATCGCAGGCTATCTGGCCGCCCCGCATGCGGCGATCACGGCCTCGGCCCCCGGCATGCTGGGCAAGGCGCAAACCATCGCTGCCGCAACCCGGGCCGATAGCTGCTGGTGGCAAAACCTGGGGTCTGCCGCACTGAATGAACTGATCGATGAAGCGCTGGCCGCCAGCCCGACGCTGGAGGCCGCCCAGGCGACGCTGCGCCAGGCGCGTGAGCAATACGCCGCCCGCGCCGGCGATACCCGTTATCCGCAACTGGAAGGGACCCTGGGCGCCCGGCGCCAGCGTTTCAATCCCGGCTCCATGGGGCAAACCGGTCAGGCCCGTGAATTCAGTGTCTTCGAAGCGGGGGTGACGGTGGGCTATCGCTTCGATCTGGCCGGCAGCAACCGGCGCATGCTGGAAGCGCTGGCAGCCCGCGGCGATTACCAGCATCACCGGCTCGAAGGTGCCCGCCTGACCCTGGTGGCCGATATCGCCACGGCCGCCATCACGCGGGCCGGGCTGGCCGCACAGATCGACATCCTCGAAACCCTTGAGCGCTACGAACAGAAACGGCTGGCACTGATCCGGCAGCGGCTGTCTCTCGGCCAGGCGGCAAAAGACGAGGTCGCCGGCCGCCAAACCCGCGTCGCCCAGACCGGGGCCATGCTTCCGCCGTTACGCCAGCAGTTGCAGCAGCAGGATCATCGGCTGGCGACACTGGCCGGACGGGCCCCGGGGGCGCAACGCCCCCATCCCTTCACTTTGGCGGAGTTCGATCTGCCATCCAACCTGCCGCTGCTGGTGCCGTCGGCGCTGGTGCGCGGCAGGCCGGATATTCTCGCCGCCGAGGCACTGCTGCATGCCGCCAATGCAGAATACGGGGCCGCCGTCGCCAACCTGTATCCGCAGCTCGATCTGAGCGCCGACCTTGGATCGCAAGCGCTAACCACCGGTGCGCTGTTCGGCAGCGGCTCGCTGATCTGGAGCCTGGCGGGACAATTGACCCAGCCCCTGTTCAAACCCGGCCTGGCAGCGGAAAAACGCGCGGCGCTGGCCGGATTCGAGGCGGCGCGGGCCAACTATGAGGCGGTGGTACTGGAGGCGCTGCGGCAGGTGGCGGATGTGTTGAGGGCCCTGGAAAACGATGCGCGGCAACTGGCGTCGCTGTCCGTGGCGAACGCTGCCGCGGAGCAATCCCTTGAGATCGCCCGGCAGCGCACTCTGCTGGGCGCGGCCGCCGACGACGAACTGCTCGCGGCCCGGCAGCAGGCGCAGCAGACGCAACTCGATATGATCCAGGCCAGAACCGCCCGTCTGCTCGACAGCGTCGCCTTTTGCCAGGCAATGGGCGCCGCCGAGCTTCCCGCCTCGGGGCTTCCATAA
- a CDS encoding ABC transporter permease has protein sequence MINLAARDILHAWGRFVFTGAGLGLLIGVTLSMAGIYRGMVDDARVLLDNSGADLWVVQKDTLGPYAESSSLYDDAWRGIRGMPGVAGAANVTYLTMQVRHGQRDVRAMVTGIAGGGPGTPGWPPYLVAGRQITRGHYEAVADLASGFKLGDRLRIRRNHFTVVGLTRRMVSSSGDPMVFIPLKDAQEAQFLKDNDAIRQQRRRAAANENFNRPGVPDLLEAFTASQSSHPYVNAVLVRTAPGHDPEAVARDIRRWLRLTVYSRAQMEAILVGKLIATSARQIGMFLVILSAVSAAIVAFIIYTLTLGKIREIAVLKLIGTRNRTIAAMILQQSISLGIIGFVIGKISATLFMAPVFPKYVLLEPRDSLAGFVAVVLICTLSSLIAIHAALKVDPAEAIGG, from the coding sequence ATGATCAATCTGGCGGCTCGCGACATCCTGCATGCCTGGGGGCGGTTTGTGTTTACCGGCGCCGGGCTGGGGCTGCTGATCGGCGTCACACTGTCGATGGCCGGCATCTACCGGGGCATGGTGGACGACGCCAGGGTGCTGCTCGACAACAGCGGCGCCGATCTGTGGGTGGTTCAAAAGGACACGCTCGGCCCCTATGCCGAATCGTCCAGTCTCTACGACGACGCCTGGCGCGGCATCCGCGGCATGCCGGGGGTGGCCGGCGCGGCCAACGTCACCTACCTGACCATGCAGGTGCGCCACGGCCAGCGCGATGTGCGGGCCATGGTGACCGGCATCGCAGGCGGCGGTCCCGGCACACCGGGCTGGCCACCGTATCTGGTCGCCGGCCGGCAGATCACCCGGGGGCACTATGAGGCGGTAGCCGACCTCGCCAGCGGATTCAAACTCGGTGACCGCCTGCGCATTCGCCGCAACCATTTCACCGTGGTCGGTCTGACCCGGCGCATGGTCTCTTCCAGTGGCGACCCCATGGTGTTCATCCCCCTCAAGGATGCGCAGGAGGCACAGTTCCTCAAGGACAACGACGCCATCCGCCAGCAGCGGCGCCGAGCCGCCGCCAACGAAAACTTCAATCGCCCCGGCGTACCGGATCTGCTGGAAGCCTTCACCGCTTCCCAGAGCAGCCATCCCTACGTGAACGCGGTTCTGGTGCGCACCGCTCCCGGTCACGACCCGGAGGCGGTGGCGCGCGACATCCGCCGCTGGCTGCGTTTAACGGTCTACAGCCGCGCCCAGATGGAGGCTATCCTGGTCGGCAAGCTGATCGCCACCTCGGCCCGCCAGATCGGCATGTTCCTGGTGATCCTGTCCGCGGTGAGCGCCGCCATCGTGGCTTTTATCATCTATACCCTGACCCTCGGCAAAATCCGCGAGATCGCGGTGCTGAAACTGATCGGCACCCGCAATCGCACCATTGCCGCCATGATTCTGCAGCAGTCCATATCGCTGGGCATCATCGGTTTCGTCATCGGCAAGATCAGCGCCACGCTGTTCATGGCGCCGGTATTCCCCAAATATGTTCTGCTTGAACCGCGCGACTCCCTGGCCGGCTTCGTCGCGGTGGTGCTGATCTGCACCCTGTCGAGCCTGATCGCCATTCATGCGGCGCTCAAGGTCGACCCGGCCGAAGCGATCGGAGGCTAG
- a CDS encoding histidine kinase, with protein sequence MRIVLATLIAVAMAAPAMAINVEWHGHLNNRFSYSTQADLSVRTSKDSEKYLGSFSVPGAAIVAAQGKVTVPSTKKETNDSDFFGEIKYRMHMVVSDDEKKVKGVVGFEFGSSKFGGSGADFGGDDNVFELMWAYTDIELPFDPASRLTLGLQPVGYNPLLWADNAGGVKWTRKDGSWAYSLGWFRNDWNGSNATSGGDRKTAYDDAYAADLTYTFDNGNSLNAFVIYMDQGEETVGYTNVITGDFASLATDVQDEEIWLGLSGKGKWDNLSGMFTGMYLTGEVSSSDLGESLDRKAFLFHGQLDYAVGKNTYTLGGLYASGDDDPFDGDAENFDVIDISTSMIGSVVIFDNFADDNSFSQAPYVFDQGYKMIYAGVARQLNDKTKVWAKYFWHNTAEDELLGDDDLGHEFVVGTSYTIMKGLTADINAGYLVAGDAWEAMAGGDGDDVFRTDARIQFKF encoded by the coding sequence ATGCGTATTGTCCTGGCGACCCTGATCGCCGTGGCCATGGCCGCGCCCGCCATGGCCATCAACGTTGAGTGGCATGGCCACCTCAACAACCGCTTCTCCTACAGCACCCAGGCCGACCTGTCCGTGCGCACCAGCAAGGACAGCGAAAAGTACCTCGGTTCCTTCAGTGTGCCCGGTGCAGCCATTGTTGCCGCCCAGGGCAAAGTCACCGTGCCCAGCACCAAAAAGGAAACCAACGACAGCGATTTCTTCGGCGAAATCAAGTATCGCATGCACATGGTCGTGTCCGACGACGAGAAGAAAGTCAAGGGCGTGGTCGGGTTTGAATTCGGTTCCTCCAAATTTGGTGGCAGCGGTGCCGATTTCGGTGGCGACGACAACGTGTTCGAACTGATGTGGGCCTACACCGACATCGAACTGCCCTTCGACCCGGCCTCCCGCCTGACCCTCGGTCTGCAGCCGGTCGGCTACAATCCCCTGCTGTGGGCCGATAACGCCGGCGGCGTCAAATGGACCCGCAAGGACGGCAGCTGGGCCTACTCCCTCGGCTGGTTCCGCAATGACTGGAATGGTTCCAATGCCACCTCCGGCGGTGACAGAAAAACCGCCTACGACGACGCCTATGCCGCCGATCTGACCTACACCTTCGACAACGGCAACAGCCTCAACGCTTTTGTGATCTATATGGATCAGGGCGAGGAGACCGTTGGTTATACCAATGTGATTACCGGCGATTTTGCTTCCCTGGCCACCGACGTGCAGGACGAGGAAATCTGGCTGGGCCTGTCCGGCAAGGGCAAGTGGGACAATCTGTCGGGTATGTTCACCGGCATGTACCTGACCGGCGAAGTCTCCTCCAGCGACCTGGGCGAAAGCCTCGACCGCAAGGCGTTCCTGTTCCACGGCCAGCTTGACTATGCCGTTGGCAAAAATACCTACACCCTCGGCGGCCTGTACGCTTCCGGCGACGACGATCCCTTTGATGGCGACGCCGAAAACTTTGACGTGATCGACATCTCCACCTCCATGATCGGTTCGGTTGTTATCTTCGACAACTTTGCCGACGACAACTCCTTCAGCCAGGCGCCCTATGTGTTCGACCAGGGCTACAAGATGATTTATGCCGGTGTCGCCCGTCAGCTCAACGACAAGACCAAGGTCTGGGCCAAGTATTTCTGGCACAACACCGCCGAGGACGAACTGCTCGGCGATGACGATCTCGGCCATGAATTCGTGGTTGGCACCAGCTACACCATCATGAAGGGCCTGACCGCCGACATCAATGCCGGTTACCTGGTGGCCGGCGATGCCTGGGAAGCCATGGCCGGTGGCGACGGCGACGACGTGTTCCGCACCGACGCCCGCATTCAGTTCAAGTTCTAA
- a CDS encoding ABC transporter ATP-binding protein, whose protein sequence is MLAKGIRVHGLRKRYGSGETAVEALKSVDMQVGPGEVVGLIGPSGSGKSTLLKCLGAVIEPTAGQMHLGEDLIYDQGWKVRDLRALRRDRIGFVFQAPYLIPFLDVTDNVALPAMLAGRPNGEARARAMELLQALDVQHRARAMPSQLSGGEQQRVAIARGLVNHPPVILADEPTAPLDSERALAVIRILNDMARTFETAIIVVTHDEKIIPTFRRIYHIRDGVTYEEQGEGRGWDPGELS, encoded by the coding sequence ATGCTGGCAAAAGGCATCCGTGTGCATGGTTTGCGCAAACGCTACGGCAGCGGCGAAACGGCGGTCGAAGCCCTGAAATCGGTGGATATGCAGGTCGGCCCCGGGGAGGTGGTGGGGCTCATCGGCCCGTCGGGCTCCGGCAAAAGCACCCTGCTCAAGTGCCTGGGCGCAGTGATCGAGCCGACCGCCGGGCAGATGCACCTCGGCGAGGACCTGATCTACGACCAGGGCTGGAAAGTCAGGGACCTGCGCGCCCTGCGGCGCGACCGCATCGGCTTTGTGTTCCAGGCGCCATACCTGATCCCGTTTCTCGACGTCACCGACAACGTCGCGCTGCCGGCGATGCTGGCCGGACGCCCGAACGGCGAAGCCCGCGCCCGCGCCATGGAACTGCTGCAGGCTCTCGATGTGCAGCACCGCGCCCGCGCCATGCCCTCGCAGCTGTCCGGCGGCGAGCAGCAGCGCGTGGCCATCGCCCGCGGCTTGGTCAACCATCCGCCGGTGATCCTGGCCGACGAACCGACCGCGCCGCTGGACAGCGAGCGGGCGCTGGCCGTAATCCGCATCCTCAACGATATGGCCCGCACCTTTGAAACCGCCATCATCGTCGTTACCCACGACGAAAAAATCATCCCCACCTTCCGGCGCATCTATCATATCCGCGACGGCGTGACCTATGAAGAACAGGGCGAAGGTCGGGGCTGGGACCCGGGAGAGCTGTCATGA
- a CDS encoding cation:proton antiporter: MDSLTHSEITALLLALGVLLASARLLGELARRFHLPAVLGEILAGILWGPTVFGALAPAGRTFLFPSHGGGALALDGLTTLAITLFLLVAGMEVDLSTVWRQGKSAVSVGVAGIVVPFALGFAASWYLPEIMGMEAGASPLIFALFMATALSISALPVIAKTLMDLNLYRSDLGMLLIAAAVLNDLVGWIIFAVILGMLGTAAITLSIGQTIGLTLGFTVVMLTLGRGLINRALPWIQAHSSWPGGVLGFALALTLMAAAFTEWIGVHAIFGSFLAGVALGDSQHLREKTRAVIDQFVSFIFAPLFFASIGLKVDFIANFDALLVGVVLLIATLGKVFGCSLAGRLSGMDRRESWAVGFGMNARGAMEIILGLLALSNGLIGERLFVALVFMALATSLLSGPLLQRLLHLKKPRRFTDFITTRSFVNPTAAVTREDAITELSYAAAQAAGLDADAVARAVLKREELMATGLGMGVAAPHARLPGLQAPVIAAGLSHFGIDFDAPDACPAQLIFLILTPVHDDGAQLEILADIAASLKARELREKLLQVNGLTEFLALVKSGQPH, encoded by the coding sequence ATGGACAGCCTGACGCACAGTGAAATCACCGCCCTGTTGCTGGCTCTGGGAGTGCTCCTGGCCAGCGCCCGGCTGCTCGGCGAGCTGGCCCGCCGGTTCCATCTGCCGGCGGTCCTCGGCGAAATTCTGGCCGGCATCCTTTGGGGCCCGACCGTTTTTGGCGCCCTGGCCCCGGCCGGTCGGACCTTCCTCTTTCCAAGCCATGGCGGAGGGGCGCTGGCCCTCGACGGTCTGACCACCCTGGCCATCACCCTGTTTCTGTTGGTGGCCGGCATGGAGGTAGACCTCTCCACCGTGTGGCGTCAGGGTAAAAGCGCCGTCAGCGTCGGCGTCGCCGGCATTGTCGTGCCCTTTGCCCTGGGTTTCGCGGCATCCTGGTATCTACCGGAGATAATGGGGATGGAGGCCGGCGCGAGCCCGCTGATCTTCGCCCTGTTCATGGCCACCGCCCTGTCCATCTCCGCCTTGCCGGTGATCGCCAAGACCCTGATGGACCTCAATCTCTACCGCAGTGATCTGGGCATGCTGCTGATAGCCGCGGCGGTGCTCAATGACCTGGTCGGCTGGATTATCTTCGCCGTCATTCTCGGTATGCTCGGCACGGCAGCCATCACCCTGAGCATCGGCCAGACCATCGGGCTGACACTGGGCTTCACCGTCGTCATGCTGACGCTGGGACGCGGGCTCATCAACCGCGCCCTGCCGTGGATCCAGGCCCACAGCAGCTGGCCGGGCGGCGTGCTCGGTTTTGCCCTGGCGCTGACCCTTATGGCGGCTGCCTTCACCGAATGGATCGGCGTCCATGCCATCTTCGGTTCCTTTCTGGCGGGGGTGGCGCTGGGCGACTCCCAGCATCTGCGGGAAAAAACCCGCGCCGTCATCGACCAGTTCGTGTCCTTTATTTTCGCACCGCTGTTTTTTGCCAGTATCGGACTGAAAGTCGATTTTATCGCCAATTTCGATGCGCTGCTGGTTGGCGTTGTGCTGCTCATCGCCACCCTCGGCAAGGTCTTCGGCTGCAGCCTGGCGGGGCGCCTCAGCGGCATGGACCGGCGTGAATCCTGGGCTGTCGGGTTCGGCATGAACGCCCGCGGCGCCATGGAGATCATTCTGGGCCTGCTCGCCCTCAGCAACGGCCTGATCGGCGAACGCCTGTTCGTCGCCCTGGTGTTCATGGCACTGGCAACCTCCCTGCTGAGCGGTCCGCTTCTGCAACGCCTGCTGCACCTGAAAAAACCCCGCCGCTTCACCGACTTCATAACCACCCGCAGCTTCGTCAATCCCACCGCCGCGGTTACCCGCGAGGATGCGATCACCGAGCTGTCTTATGCCGCGGCACAAGCCGCCGGGCTGGATGCCGACGCCGTCGCCAGGGCCGTTCTGAAGCGCGAAGAACTCATGGCTACCGGCCTCGGCATGGGAGTTGCCGCCCCCCATGCCCGCCTGCCCGGCCTGCAGGCGCCTGTCATCGCCGCGGGTTTATCGCATTTCGGTATTGACTTTGACGCCCCCGATGCCTGCCCTGCGCAACTGATCTTCCTTATCCTGACCCCGGTCCACGACGACGGGGCACAACTGGAAATTCTGGCGGATATCGCCGCCTCCCTCAAGGCCAGGGAACTGCGGGAAAAGTTACTGCAGGTTAACGGCTTGACCGAGTTTCTGGCCCTGGTCAAAAGCGGGCAGCCCCACTGA
- a CDS encoding HlyD family secretion protein: MLQFRTRLLLTLAAGGLIIAGIFYGARLLKTDAVPDGFASGNGRIEAAEIDIAAKTAGRVEEIDVKEGDFVTAGQVLARMDTEVLEARKKEAQALLRQAGYAVEAARSQVNRYRGEKEAAQAVVRQRQAEIVAARNRLERSRAAARENAVSAQRVDDDRAAYLSLLAMLHAAEADVKAVEAAIVMSGSQVIGAESSVEAAQATLQRIEAEIRDSVLKAPCSGRVQYRVAQPGEVLGAGGIVLNMINLADVYMTFFLPTAAAGKLAIGSEARLILDAAPRYVVPATISFVADVAQFTPKTVETASERQKLMFRVKAQIAPELLSKYITNVKTGLPGSAYVRIDPRQPWPEALQVRLPP, from the coding sequence ATGCTGCAATTCAGGACAAGGCTGCTGCTGACACTGGCCGCCGGTGGGCTGATTATCGCGGGCATCTTTTATGGTGCAAGGCTTCTGAAAACGGATGCCGTCCCCGACGGATTCGCCAGCGGCAACGGCCGCATCGAAGCGGCGGAAATCGATATTGCCGCCAAAACCGCCGGCCGGGTCGAGGAAATTGATGTGAAGGAGGGTGACTTCGTTACGGCCGGCCAGGTGCTGGCCCGCATGGATACGGAGGTTCTCGAAGCCCGCAAAAAAGAGGCTCAGGCGCTGCTGCGCCAGGCCGGGTACGCCGTCGAAGCGGCCCGCAGCCAGGTAAACCGCTACCGGGGCGAGAAGGAAGCCGCACAAGCGGTGGTGCGCCAGCGCCAGGCCGAGATCGTGGCGGCCCGGAACCGTTTGGAGCGGTCCCGGGCCGCCGCTCGCGAAAATGCCGTCTCCGCCCAGCGGGTCGATGACGACCGGGCCGCCTACCTCAGCCTGCTGGCCATGCTGCATGCCGCCGAAGCCGACGTCAAAGCGGTCGAAGCCGCCATCGTGATGTCGGGATCCCAGGTGATCGGCGCAGAGTCCAGTGTCGAGGCGGCACAGGCGACCCTGCAGCGGATCGAGGCCGAGATCCGGGACAGCGTACTGAAGGCGCCCTGCAGCGGACGGGTGCAGTATCGGGTAGCGCAGCCCGGTGAAGTTCTCGGCGCCGGCGGCATCGTTCTGAACATGATCAACCTCGCCGATGTGTACATGACCTTCTTCCTGCCCACGGCCGCAGCCGGCAAACTCGCCATCGGCAGCGAAGCGCGCCTGATACTCGACGCCGCGCCCCGCTACGTGGTACCGGCCACCATCTCCTTTGTTGCCGATGTCGCCCAGTTCACGCCCAAAACCGTCGAAACCGCCAGCGAGCGGCAGAAGCTTATGTTCCGGGTCAAGGCGCAGATCGCACCGGAACTGCTCAGCAAATACATCACCAACGTCAAAACCGGCCTGCCGGGTAGCGCCTATGTGCGCATCGACCCCCGGCAACCCTGGCCGGAGGCCCTGCAGGTCAGGCTGCCGCCATGA